A stretch of Desulfotalea psychrophila LSv54 DNA encodes these proteins:
- a CDS encoding FAD binding domain-containing protein, producing the protein MFKIGNYLCPSSLEDAYQVLQDVPASVVLGGCGYLRLAGRRIDTAIDLVKLGLDTVVDSDSSLEIGAMTSLREIETNPLILEMCQGLLSRSVKNIVGVQLRNCVTIGGSVMGRYPFSDPITALVALDAELLFHGAGRVRLTDYLLGKGLRDILLKIIIPKGATAGSYTSVRKSATDYAILNVAVSQVGKTYRIVVGSRPGRSLRANLAEIHLGEHGLSDAAILKAAQMVVEELKFGDNPRGSEAYRRAVCPALVKRCLMEVRDAA; encoded by the coding sequence ATGTTCAAAATAGGCAATTATCTTTGCCCATCTTCTCTGGAAGATGCGTATCAGGTACTTCAGGATGTCCCCGCCAGTGTGGTGCTTGGGGGCTGTGGTTATCTGCGTCTTGCCGGACGTAGAATTGATACGGCAATAGATTTAGTAAAATTGGGTCTTGATACCGTGGTGGATTCAGACAGTAGTCTTGAGATTGGGGCAATGACCTCTCTGCGGGAAATTGAAACCAATCCCCTCATTCTTGAAATGTGTCAGGGCCTGCTTTCCCGCTCTGTTAAAAATATAGTTGGTGTTCAGCTTCGAAATTGCGTGACCATTGGTGGCTCGGTCATGGGCCGTTATCCTTTTTCGGATCCTATTACGGCTCTGGTGGCCCTCGATGCCGAGTTGTTATTCCACGGTGCTGGCAGGGTACGTCTTACAGACTATCTGCTTGGTAAGGGGCTGCGTGATATTCTGCTGAAGATTATCATCCCTAAAGGGGCAACAGCCGGTTCCTATACCAGTGTTCGTAAGTCGGCAACTGATTATGCTATTCTCAATGTTGCTGTTTCCCAGGTGGGTAAGACTTATCGCATTGTGGTGGGTAGCAGGCCGGGACGATCTCTGCGGGCTAATCTTGCTGAAATTCATCTCGGTGAGCATGGACTCTCCGATGCTGCCATCCTTAAAGCAGCTCAAATGGTTGTGGAGGAGTTGAAGTTTGGCGACAACCCTCGGGGAAGTGAGGCCTATCGTCGGGCTGTTTGTCCCGCTCTTGTTAAACGTTGTCTTATGGAGGTAAGGGATGCAGCTTAA
- the dsrJ gene encoding sulfate reduction electron transfer complex DsrMKJOP subunit DsrJ, whose protein sequence is MYNKGSVIIGLAIFIALVTFPLWFNGLLGTGDVPNPQLPTSETECVLPAAEMRAKHMVLLNQWRDEVLRDGDRVEVTIGGKKFRKGLQLACMQCHTDKEQFCDTCHTYASVTPYCWECHLSPAVMAEKKEVK, encoded by the coding sequence ATGTACAATAAAGGATCAGTAATTATAGGACTGGCGATATTTATCGCACTTGTTACCTTTCCGCTCTGGTTTAATGGGCTGTTGGGAACAGGTGATGTGCCTAATCCTCAGCTTCCAACTAGTGAAACTGAATGTGTGCTTCCTGCGGCTGAAATGCGAGCAAAGCATATGGTACTGCTTAACCAGTGGCGTGATGAAGTTCTTCGTGACGGTGATCGAGTAGAGGTGACCATTGGCGGCAAGAAATTCCGTAAGGGATTACAGTTAGCTTGCATGCAATGCCACACAGATAAAGAGCAGTTTTGTGACACATGTCACACCTATGCTTCTGTGACACCATACTGTTGGGAGTGCCATTTGAGCCCTGCGGTAATGGCTGAGAAGAAGGAGGTTAAGTAA
- the dsrP gene encoding sulfate reduction electron transfer complex DsrMKJOP subunit DsrP: MIEKVLRGKTRYWTWLAFLSALIVVGLVCYIRQFMYGMHLTGMGRDVSWGLYIAQFTYMVGVAAGGLMLVLPYYVHNYKVFGRITILGEFLAVAALIVALLFVVVDIGTLVRSANMILHPTPNSMLFWDMCVLWGYLLLNGICGWVILTAERKGVKPPKWIYILVYASIPFAVSIHTVTAMLYCGLPGRHFWLSAITAPRFLASAFAAGPALIVCMALLMKRLTGFDAGKEAIRKIMTIVIYATLVNAFFVGLEFFVGFYSDIPGHKETLQYLFFGIEHGGHVYNNLVPFMWGFVVLCVVGLAILSYLQISKVWNEKLIAFACMSIFIALWLDKGIGFVIGGMAVSPLNQIVEYYPHPNEIGVTVGIYAVGAFLVTILYKIVVDVEHEIES, from the coding sequence ATGATCGAAAAAGTACTTAGAGGCAAAACAAGATACTGGACATGGCTCGCCTTTCTGTCGGCGCTTATTGTGGTCGGCTTGGTTTGCTATATCAGACAGTTTATGTATGGTATGCACCTGACAGGAATGGGACGTGATGTTTCCTGGGGACTTTATATTGCCCAGTTTACCTACATGGTTGGTGTTGCAGCGGGAGGCTTGATGCTCGTCCTGCCGTATTATGTTCATAACTATAAAGTTTTTGGACGTATTACAATTTTGGGTGAGTTTCTGGCCGTTGCTGCATTGATTGTTGCCCTGTTGTTTGTTGTTGTAGATATCGGAACCTTGGTTCGCAGTGCGAACATGATTCTCCATCCAACACCGAATTCCATGCTCTTTTGGGATATGTGTGTACTCTGGGGATATCTTCTCTTAAACGGCATCTGTGGTTGGGTTATTCTCACCGCAGAGCGTAAGGGCGTGAAGCCACCGAAATGGATCTATATCCTGGTATATGCTTCCATTCCATTTGCGGTTTCCATTCACACCGTAACTGCTATGCTTTACTGTGGTCTGCCAGGACGTCATTTCTGGTTGTCAGCGATTACAGCACCGCGCTTTTTGGCATCTGCCTTTGCCGCCGGTCCTGCTCTGATCGTTTGTATGGCACTCTTGATGAAACGTCTTACCGGTTTTGATGCAGGTAAAGAGGCCATCCGCAAGATTATGACCATCGTCATCTATGCAACTCTTGTGAATGCCTTCTTTGTTGGTCTTGAGTTCTTTGTAGGCTTTTACTCTGACATTCCTGGTCACAAAGAGACTCTTCAGTATCTCTTCTTTGGTATTGAGCATGGTGGTCACGTTTATAACAACCTCGTTCCATTTATGTGGGGATTTGTTGTTCTCTGTGTTGTAGGTCTTGCCATTCTCAGCTATCTGCAAATTTCCAAGGTGTGGAATGAGAAATTGATTGCCTTTGCCTGTATGTCAATTTTTATTGCTCTCTGGCTTGATAAGGGAATCGGTTTTGTTATTGGTGGTATGGCCGTTAGTCCGCTCAACCAGATTGTAGAGTACTACCCACATCCTAATGAGATTGGTGTTACCGTTGGTATTTATGCGGTAGGTGCCTTCCTTGTTACAATTCTTTATAAGATTGTAGTTGATGTGGAGCATGAAATAGAATCCTAG
- a CDS encoding xanthine dehydrogenase family protein molybdopterin-binding subunit produces MQYIGKSIAKIDGLALVKGTPAYTSDLDTNNSALVVKILRSPHAAARILSIDSSLAEAMPGVECVLTHKDVPEKSFTLAGQSFPEPSPYDRRILEDRVRYVGDEVAIVAAVDEITALEAIDKIKVKYEVTTPVLSLEEALDNAVQVHESQPYTHFDIGNDALRNIAASQDVGRGDVEAELAASEVIIDRTYNTQAQAHGMMETYRASTSLDVHGRLQVMTSTQVPFHIRRHLAHIFDIPRSKIKMLKPRVGGGFGGKQSAPVEIFPALVTLKTGKPARIVYSREETFTSTSTRHAMQMRVRLGADLAGNINAVDIYCLSDTGAYGEHAATVFWVAGEKTMPLYGKARACRYHGHALYTNKTPAGAFRGYGATQGTFALESAINELAEKLGMDPAALRLQNLIAEGESSAMLCGSTPEKPVVLKSSSLGSCIRRGKELIGWEENYPAKRISATKMRGYGMAVTMQGSGIAKIDTSTVLIKLNEDGFFTLSHSAADIGQGSDTVLNQIAAEVLEVGMDQINVTSFDLDTLPYDPGAYASSGTYVTGNATIRSAEDLLRQMRETAARHMDCSLTDISYHEGVFSAEAGQEISLSELAAILSSFAGMDQLVGKGSFGGDTSPPPFIAGFAEVEVDLETGESQVTDYVAVVDCGTVINKNLATIQVESGVVMGIGLALYEEVRYSAKGRLTTNSFMEYRMPCRQDVHGIQVAFEESYEPTGPYGAKSVGEVVCNAPAPAIIQAIYNATGFFCRDLPATAEKVLLGMNDGKLA; encoded by the coding sequence ATGCAATATATAGGAAAGAGCATTGCCAAGATAGACGGTCTTGCCCTGGTTAAGGGTACACCTGCCTATACCAGTGATTTGGATACTAATAACAGCGCCCTGGTGGTAAAGATTCTTCGCAGTCCTCATGCTGCGGCCAGAATTCTCTCCATTGATAGCTCCCTTGCCGAGGCCATGCCCGGGGTGGAGTGTGTCCTTACCCATAAGGATGTGCCGGAAAAAAGTTTCACCCTTGCCGGTCAGTCTTTTCCTGAGCCATCGCCCTATGATAGAAGAATTCTTGAGGACAGGGTTCGCTATGTGGGTGATGAGGTGGCCATTGTTGCTGCTGTTGATGAGATTACCGCCCTTGAGGCTATCGATAAGATCAAGGTGAAGTATGAGGTTACTACTCCAGTTTTAAGCCTGGAAGAGGCCCTGGATAACGCTGTTCAGGTACATGAGAGCCAGCCCTATACTCACTTTGATATCGGTAACGATGCCCTGCGTAATATTGCTGCCAGCCAGGATGTCGGTCGGGGTGATGTGGAGGCTGAACTTGCTGCCTCCGAGGTGATTATTGATCGGACCTATAATACCCAGGCCCAGGCCCATGGCATGATGGAGACCTATCGGGCCTCTACTTCCTTGGATGTTCATGGTCGTCTGCAGGTGATGACCTCCACCCAGGTGCCCTTTCATATTCGCCGTCATCTGGCTCATATCTTTGATATCCCTCGGAGCAAGATAAAGATGCTCAAACCTCGGGTTGGTGGTGGCTTTGGTGGTAAGCAGAGCGCGCCCGTGGAGATATTTCCCGCCCTTGTCACTCTCAAGACCGGAAAACCGGCTCGAATTGTCTATAGCCGTGAGGAGACCTTTACCAGTACCAGTACTCGGCATGCCATGCAGATGCGGGTACGATTGGGTGCTGATCTGGCCGGTAATATCAATGCCGTTGATATCTACTGCCTCTCTGATACCGGGGCCTATGGTGAGCATGCGGCCACTGTTTTTTGGGTGGCGGGAGAGAAGACCATGCCTCTTTATGGCAAGGCCCGTGCCTGTCGTTATCATGGTCATGCCCTCTATACTAATAAAACCCCTGCTGGCGCCTTTCGTGGTTATGGCGCGACTCAGGGCACCTTTGCCTTGGAATCGGCGATAAATGAGCTTGCCGAAAAGCTCGGTATGGACCCGGCGGCCCTGCGTTTGCAGAACCTCATCGCCGAAGGTGAGAGTAGTGCCATGCTCTGCGGTTCAACGCCTGAAAAGCCCGTGGTATTAAAGAGTAGTTCTCTGGGCAGCTGCATAAGAAGGGGTAAGGAGCTGATCGGTTGGGAGGAAAATTATCCCGCCAAAAGGATCAGTGCAACGAAGATGCGTGGCTACGGTATGGCTGTTACCATGCAGGGTTCAGGAATTGCCAAAATTGATACCTCAACGGTACTGATAAAGCTCAATGAGGATGGTTTTTTTACCCTCAGTCATTCGGCCGCAGACATCGGTCAGGGCTCGGATACGGTACTTAATCAGATTGCCGCCGAGGTTCTGGAGGTGGGAATGGATCAGATTAATGTCACCAGTTTTGATCTGGACACCCTGCCCTATGATCCGGGTGCCTATGCCTCCAGTGGCACCTATGTCACAGGTAATGCCACAATCAGGTCGGCCGAAGATCTCCTTAGACAGATGAGGGAAACTGCGGCCAGGCATATGGACTGTTCGCTGACAGATATCAGCTATCATGAAGGTGTCTTCAGCGCTGAGGCCGGTCAAGAGATTTCTCTTTCTGAGTTGGCGGCCATTCTTTCTTCTTTTGCCGGCATGGATCAGCTCGTGGGTAAGGGCAGCTTTGGTGGCGATACCTCTCCCCCTCCATTTATTGCAGGTTTTGCCGAGGTGGAGGTGGATCTCGAAACCGGAGAGTCCCAGGTCACAGACTATGTTGCCGTGGTTGATTGCGGTACTGTTATCAATAAGAATCTGGCGACCATTCAGGTGGAAAGTGGGGTGGTGATGGGTATTGGTCTGGCCCTCTACGAAGAGGTGCGTTATTCAGCCAAGGGTCGCCTTACCACTAACTCCTTTATGGAATACCGTATGCCATGTCGTCAGGATGTCCATGGTATTCAGGTCGCCTTTGAAGAGAGCTATGAGCCGACGGGTCCCTATGGAGCCAAATCGGTGGGCGAGGTGGTCTGTAATGCCCCCGCTCCGGCAATTATTCAGGCAATTTACAATGCGACGGGGTTCTTTTGTCGTGATCTACCGGCAACTGCTGAAAAGGTGCTATTGGGGATGAATGATGGAAAACTGGCATAG
- the yqeC gene encoding selenium cofactor biosynthesis protein YqeC, with the protein MMENWHREESFLTAFGLGCGSVAAIIGAGGKTSLMFQIAREARARGMRVLVTTSTRIFVPEPELYDEIDLSGEGFAFQPTQAGIYVAGLPAEEGKLAGLADSLLLSSSKFFDLVLIEADGSKCLPLKGWKETEPVVPACTTHSIGVLDISVLGERIDQSLVHRLPLFLELTDASPGDALSLDHLRRVVEGGCGMFARAHGREQIYLNKVESAELFQEASALRKLCPTREFVAGSIHEERVYA; encoded by the coding sequence ATGATGGAAAACTGGCATAGAGAGGAGAGTTTTCTCACAGCCTTTGGCCTTGGTTGCGGCTCTGTTGCCGCAATCATTGGCGCCGGGGGGAAGACATCTCTTATGTTTCAAATTGCCCGTGAAGCGCGGGCCAGAGGCATGAGGGTGCTGGTTACAACCAGTACCAGGATCTTTGTCCCTGAGCCAGAGCTCTACGATGAGATAGATTTGAGTGGAGAGGGCTTTGCGTTCCAGCCAACTCAGGCCGGGATCTATGTTGCCGGTCTGCCCGCCGAGGAGGGAAAGTTGGCGGGGCTGGCAGATTCTCTTTTGCTGAGCTCTAGCAAGTTTTTTGATCTGGTCCTGATAGAGGCCGATGGCTCTAAGTGCCTGCCCCTTAAGGGGTGGAAGGAGACGGAGCCGGTTGTGCCAGCCTGCACCACCCATAGTATAGGGGTGCTGGATATAAGTGTGTTGGGGGAGCGGATTGACCAGAGTCTTGTCCATCGTCTCCCTCTCTTTCTGGAGCTTACCGATGCCTCTCCCGGTGATGCACTCAGTCTTGACCACCTGCGACGGGTGGTGGAGGGGGGCTGTGGTATGTTTGCCCGCGCCCATGGCCGGGAGCAGATCTATCTGAACAAGGTCGAGTCTGCAGAGCTTTTTCAAGAGGCCAGTGCCCTGAGAAAACTGTGTCCGACTAGAGAATTTGTGGCCGGGAGTATCCATGAGGAGAGGGTCTATGCCTGA
- a CDS encoding (2Fe-2S)-binding protein produces MQLKTNINGRPVVLDFVPGEFLATTLRRYGYLSVKEGCNTGSCGLCTVWLDGKPILSCSTLTARTLDREITTIEALQKEAEEFGRFMVEEGAEQCGYCAPGFVMTVLAMRRELETPTEDDIRHYLAGNLCRCSGYKGQLRAIKKYMGVE; encoded by the coding sequence ATGCAGCTTAAAACCAATATTAATGGTCGTCCAGTAGTGCTTGACTTTGTTCCGGGTGAATTTTTGGCAACCACCCTCAGACGTTATGGCTATCTCAGTGTCAAAGAGGGTTGCAATACCGGCTCCTGTGGTCTTTGTACCGTCTGGCTTGATGGTAAACCGATCCTCTCCTGTTCAACCCTCACTGCCAGAACCCTTGATCGGGAAATTACCACCATCGAGGCCCTGCAAAAAGAGGCAGAAGAGTTTGGTCGTTTTATGGTGGAGGAGGGTGCTGAGCAGTGCGGTTACTGTGCCCCCGGCTTTGTCATGACCGTTTTGGCCATGCGACGCGAATTGGAGACACCGACGGAGGACGATATTCGTCACTATCTTGCCGGTAATCTCTGTCGCTGCTCCGGTTATAAGGGGCAGTTGCGGGCCATTAAGAAGTATATGGGGGTTGAGTAA
- a CDS encoding twin-arginine translocation signal domain-containing protein — MDIKRRNFLKMAGATALAGVAAPALTKLGTSTAHASSVPAGHGAVAAGHGANSKGIHYGMVFDMRKLYDKPELMDRAIEDCNREHNIPEID; from the coding sequence ATGGATATTAAAAGAAGAAATTTTTTGAAGATGGCAGGCGCTACCGCCCTTGCCGGTGTTGCTGCTCCCGCTTTAACAAAGCTTGGTACCAGTACTGCTCATGCGTCTTCTGTTCCGGCAGGACACGGAGCAGTTGCAGCAGGACATGGCGCGAACAGCAAAGGCATCCACTATGGCATGGTCTTTGACATGCGCAAGCTGTATGATAAACCAGAGCTGATGGATCGCGCTATTGAGGACTGTAACAGGGAACACAATATCCCTGAAATTGACTGA